A stretch of Flavobacterium sp. N2270 DNA encodes these proteins:
- a CDS encoding CHC2 zinc finger domain-containing protein — protein sequence MQSKNILTKDIILSKTNQLQIILHFLKLKEIPRANISSPFTKDNNPSFKINSKEETYHCFSTGKHGDAFSLVAELYNLDCKNNFNQVLRIIQDDMFINNDNSFPIVKKKPIQDNNSIEETPFEIDDISKISFTDKHLEFWNKFGVSIKLLENYKVSAICEYSFFSKAKNKKLTFKIKENEIAFCYEINGRHEIYVPKQPSLKKSFCNGLLADDIFGFEQIRNSKVDHLIICAGKKDTLVAISKGFNAICFRSETHTLTKTQIKLIQYVSNQLLICYDNDTGGVNGVEKITSTFPEIINIKLPEKYNDLSDYFLENTTSNFQTIIDKVINKPEVSNEKYKNINLPQDIDEPISNFIDDIEKYNLFMAKNQIWIGNNNSKDKHFKSVSNFSMEIIQHMIDEKVPMKLIRIINIFNHEHIFDVPSDRLNTPMKLDEIITSYGNYQWKGSPKDFQQLRSYLFDKMGNGKKIDCLGWQNDYKFWVWNNHINLCNGNSLEIDSNGIFSYNKTSFYIPSANKIYKNNLFKYEPQKNFRILEAETTLESYLIKLLTVHRNHAITATLFTFSSLFQDIVVKEINGFPILFLQGKASSGKDQLSLCCQSFYGTPQASINVEAGVSTAKAHIREFAQFTNGICQFSEYKNGDKQLDGILKGIWDRNGYKRGKIESSVATESVPILSSLILTSNYYPDDEPLITRLLWLDMNKNEFTTEEINSYNELSDITSKGISSFGNEILNYRELFKHNFKELYRKNKEYLSDLVQKAPSRISTNYAILMATFEILSKKIHFPFTYNEMLQHFVKSIEFQLNKISSSSITNKWWDCFLTIIQTTNENRLEINKHYRIEENKLHFNFTNTYSRIQRQWYVQYKESIPNKSIIQEALKKDKSFIETKASYRFSTGKDGINTSAYVIDVNFTNVSDEIKNVIETLSCLIY from the coding sequence ATGCAAAGCAAAAATATTCTTACCAAAGATATAATATTATCTAAAACCAACCAATTACAAATTATTCTACATTTTTTAAAACTTAAAGAAATTCCTAGAGCAAATATCTCTAGTCCATTTACTAAAGATAATAATCCCTCTTTTAAAATTAATTCAAAAGAAGAAACCTATCATTGTTTTAGTACAGGAAAACACGGAGATGCTTTTTCTTTAGTTGCAGAATTATATAATTTAGATTGTAAAAATAATTTTAACCAGGTTCTTAGAATTATTCAAGATGACATGTTTATTAATAACGATAACTCCTTTCCTATTGTTAAGAAGAAACCAATTCAAGATAATAATTCTATTGAAGAAACTCCATTTGAAATTGATGATATTTCAAAAATATCATTTACGGATAAGCATTTAGAATTTTGGAATAAATTTGGTGTTTCAATAAAATTATTAGAAAATTACAAAGTTTCAGCAATATGTGAATATTCATTTTTTAGTAAAGCGAAAAACAAAAAATTAACTTTTAAAATTAAAGAAAATGAAATTGCTTTTTGTTATGAAATTAATGGAAGACATGAAATTTACGTGCCCAAACAACCATCACTTAAAAAGTCATTTTGTAATGGTTTACTAGCAGATGATATTTTTGGATTTGAGCAAATTAGAAACTCAAAAGTTGATCACTTAATCATTTGTGCAGGTAAGAAAGACACACTTGTCGCAATCTCAAAAGGATTTAATGCAATTTGTTTTAGAAGCGAAACACATACTTTAACTAAAACTCAAATCAAATTAATTCAATATGTTTCTAATCAACTACTTATATGTTATGATAATGATACTGGTGGAGTAAATGGAGTTGAAAAAATAACATCAACTTTTCCAGAAATCATTAATATTAAACTACCAGAAAAATATAATGACTTATCAGATTACTTTCTTGAAAATACAACAAGCAACTTTCAAACAATTATAGATAAAGTTATAAATAAGCCTGAAGTATCAAATGAAAAATACAAGAATATTAATCTACCACAAGATATTGATGAGCCTATAAGTAACTTTATTGACGATATTGAAAAGTATAATTTGTTTATGGCTAAGAATCAAATATGGATTGGTAACAATAATTCAAAAGACAAACATTTTAAATCAGTTTCTAATTTTTCAATGGAAATTATTCAGCATATGATTGATGAAAAGGTTCCAATGAAACTAATTCGAATAATTAATATTTTTAATCATGAACACATTTTTGATGTACCTTCTGATAGATTGAACACTCCGATGAAACTTGATGAAATTATAACATCTTATGGAAATTACCAATGGAAAGGTTCTCCTAAAGATTTTCAGCAGCTTCGCTCCTATTTATTTGATAAAATGGGTAATGGAAAAAAAATTGATTGTTTGGGTTGGCAAAACGATTACAAATTTTGGGTTTGGAACAACCATATAAATCTGTGTAATGGAAATAGTTTAGAAATTGATTCTAATGGTATATTTAGTTATAATAAAACATCTTTCTATATACCATCAGCAAATAAAATTTACAAAAATAACTTGTTCAAATATGAACCACAGAAAAATTTTAGAATATTAGAAGCTGAAACTACTTTAGAATCATATTTGATTAAACTATTAACAGTTCATAGAAACCATGCAATTACAGCAACTCTATTTACATTTAGTTCTTTATTTCAAGACATCGTTGTAAAAGAAATTAATGGCTTTCCGATACTATTTCTTCAAGGAAAAGCCTCATCTGGAAAAGATCAACTTTCTCTCTGTTGTCAAAGTTTTTATGGCACACCTCAAGCGTCAATTAATGTTGAAGCAGGTGTTTCAACTGCAAAAGCTCATATTCGAGAATTTGCCCAGTTTACAAATGGAATATGTCAATTTTCTGAATATAAAAATGGGGATAAACAATTAGATGGTATATTAAAAGGAATATGGGATAGAAATGGATATAAAAGAGGTAAAATTGAAAGTAGTGTTGCTACTGAGAGCGTTCCTATTTTATCATCACTAATTTTAACTAGTAATTACTATCCAGACGACGAACCTTTAATAACAAGGTTGCTATGGCTTGATATGAATAAAAATGAGTTTACTACAGAAGAAATAAATAGCTATAATGAATTGTCAGATATAACATCAAAAGGAATTAGTTCATTTGGAAATGAGATACTTAATTATAGAGAACTTTTTAAGCATAATTTTAAAGAATTATATCGAAAAAATAAAGAATATCTTTCTGATTTAGTACAAAAAGCACCAAGTAGAATTTCTACTAATTATGCAATTCTAATGGCTACATTTGAAATTCTAAGTAAAAAAATACATTTCCCATTTACTTATAATGAAATGCTTCAACACTTTGTTAAAAGTATTGAATTTCAGTTAAATAAAATTTCTTCAAGTAGTATAACAAATAAATGGTGGGATTGTTTTCTTACTATTATTCAAACAACAAATGAAAATAGATTAGAAATTAATAAACATTATAGAATTGAAGAAAATAAACTTCACTTTAACTTTACTAATACTTATTCAAGAATTCAACGACAATGGTATGTTCAATATAAAGAATCAATTCCTAATAAGTCTATTATTCAAGAAGCATTAAAAAAAGATAAATCATTTATAGAAACTAAAGCTAGTTATAGGTTTTCAACTGGTAAAGACGGAATTAATACTTCTGCTTATGTTATTGATGTTAACTTTACAAATGTTTCAGATGAAATTAAAAACGTGATTGAAACATTATCTTGTTTAATTTATTAA
- a CDS encoding helix-turn-helix domain-containing protein, with translation MNKKIIQIESISTDLLKQLLNEGVTEALKNFNNVGASEEDNILLSRNETAKLLDISLVTLWKWTQKDLIQAYRIGKKVKYKKKDVLDSLQKMNKF, from the coding sequence ATGAACAAAAAAATTATTCAAATTGAAAGTATCAGCACTGATCTTTTAAAGCAGTTATTAAACGAAGGTGTAACTGAAGCGTTAAAGAATTTTAATAATGTAGGAGCTTCTGAAGAAGACAATATATTATTAAGCAGAAATGAAACTGCAAAACTTTTAGATATAAGTCTAGTGACACTTTGGAAGTGGACTCAAAAAGACTTAATACAAGCTTATCGCATAGGAAAAAAAGTAAAATATAAGAAAAAAGATGTTTTAGATTCACTTCAAAAGATGAATAAATTTTAA
- a CDS encoding site-specific integrase encodes MKVRFFVTKPKSQRCSIYVRFWDSNRIDLKTRTGLTVNFLDWSKIKEEVKHTSIASDKDYSNKKLRELKNYILEEYNIDYNSNNEINSSWLKNKVNDFFDRKPNDELHKVYFYNWVKKYIDDAPTRTSKGKAISPTRINRYTVVMNKIEVYQNYSNRKLRFKDIDMVFYNDFLKYFRTIEKLTDNTIGSYISIIKFWCKNIELEGLPINNYYKHSDFAATSNKTKDVYLNEDEIYKIYTTDFSHSEKYDNVRDNFIIGLRTGLRISDFLNKLKVINIKGDYIEIETTKTEHNVVIPMHPQVKEILEKRNGELPRKISDAKFNLYVKEVCKEAGITEKVEGAKMENKKEDTDYFENGFEIKNKNRKEYGLYSKYELITSHVCRRSFATNLYGKLPNLNIMAITGHKTETQFLKYIKITPKEHALKLKELWTKQEILE; translated from the coding sequence ATGAAAGTACGTTTTTTCGTTACAAAACCTAAATCTCAAAGATGTAGTATTTACGTACGATTCTGGGATAGCAACAGAATTGATTTAAAAACAAGAACAGGTTTAACCGTAAATTTTTTAGATTGGAGTAAAATTAAAGAAGAAGTAAAACATACCTCTATAGCTTCAGATAAAGATTACTCTAATAAAAAATTACGAGAATTGAAAAATTATATTTTAGAAGAGTATAATATTGATTATAATTCAAATAATGAAATAAATAGTAGTTGGCTTAAAAATAAAGTAAATGATTTTTTTGATAGAAAACCGAATGACGAACTTCATAAAGTATATTTTTATAATTGGGTAAAAAAATATATCGATGATGCTCCAACAAGAACCTCAAAAGGTAAAGCAATTTCTCCTACTAGAATTAATAGATATACAGTTGTAATGAATAAAATTGAAGTATATCAAAATTATTCAAATAGAAAATTACGATTTAAAGATATAGACATGGTATTCTATAATGATTTTTTAAAATATTTTAGGACAATTGAAAAACTTACAGATAATACAATAGGAAGTTATATTAGTATTATTAAATTTTGGTGTAAAAATATAGAACTAGAAGGTTTACCAATTAACAATTATTATAAGCATTCTGATTTTGCTGCAACTTCAAACAAAACTAAAGATGTTTACTTAAATGAAGATGAAATTTATAAAATCTATACAACAGATTTTTCACATTCAGAAAAATATGATAATGTAAGAGATAATTTTATTATAGGATTAAGGACTGGCTTACGTATAAGTGATTTTTTAAATAAACTAAAAGTAATTAATATCAAAGGTGATTACATAGAAATAGAAACTACTAAAACCGAACACAATGTTGTCATTCCAATGCATCCTCAAGTAAAAGAAATTTTAGAAAAACGTAATGGAGAGTTACCGCGTAAAATTTCTGATGCAAAATTTAATCTATATGTCAAAGAAGTTTGTAAAGAAGCTGGTATTACCGAAAAAGTTGAAGGTGCTAAAATGGAAAATAAAAAAGAGGATACTGATTATTTTGAAAATGGATTTGAAATTAAAAATAAAAACAGAAAAGAGTATGGTTTATATTCAAAATATGAATTGATAACTTCACATGTTTGCAGAAGGTCATTTGCTACAAATCTTTATGGAAAATTACCTAATTTAAACATTATGGCCATAACAGGACATAAAACAGAAACACAATTCTTAAAATATATTAAAATAACACCTAAAGAGCATGCATTGAAACTAAAAGAGCTTTGGACAAAACAAGAAATACTAGAATAG
- a CDS encoding THUMP-like domain-containing protein translates to MNFKQLLSSKIQEFINSNLDTDVTRLALSKNPFPEIEYTSIINQIKAKQKSKEKLPLWYTTSNIIFPSNISVEQTSSEVTAKYKLEIVSGDTLIDLSGGFGIDDYYFSKKIKSVTHCEINSELSKIVAYNFNVLNAINIKCINQNSTDYLKESNDFFDWIYIDPSRRNEKKGKVFMFEDCEPNVPDLLTLYFSKSNNILIKTAPLLDLQAGIEELKHVKKIHIVAVQNEVKELLWEITKGYEGIVKIVSVNIEKDKQTFVETIHQKEYNVEFSLPLKYVYEPNASILKSGSFDAISQIYDCQKLHKNSHLYTSNTLIEFPGRRFIIENIITLQKSEVKEHLIGKKMNISTRNFPIKVEELKKKYKIKDGGTTFAFFTTNIENKKIALICKKI, encoded by the coding sequence TTGAATTTTAAACAATTACTTTCATCCAAAATTCAAGAATTTATCAATTCCAATTTAGATACTGACGTTACACGACTAGCGTTATCTAAAAATCCGTTTCCAGAAATTGAATACACTTCAATAATTAACCAAATTAAAGCAAAACAAAAGTCAAAAGAAAAGCTTCCTCTTTGGTATACCACATCAAATATTATCTTTCCTTCGAATATCTCGGTCGAACAAACTTCATCTGAAGTAACAGCTAAATACAAATTAGAAATTGTTTCTGGAGATACATTAATAGATTTAAGTGGCGGATTTGGTATAGATGATTATTATTTTTCTAAGAAAATAAAATCGGTAACACATTGTGAAATTAATTCAGAATTATCTAAAATAGTTGCTTATAATTTTAATGTACTTAATGCTATCAATATTAAATGTATTAATCAAAATAGCACCGATTATTTAAAAGAAAGTAATGACTTTTTTGATTGGATTTATATAGATCCGTCAAGAAGAAATGAAAAAAAAGGAAAAGTATTTATGTTTGAAGATTGTGAACCAAATGTTCCTGATTTACTGACTTTATATTTTTCAAAATCAAACAATATTCTTATAAAAACTGCACCACTACTCGATTTACAAGCTGGTATTGAAGAGCTGAAACACGTAAAAAAAATACATATAGTTGCAGTGCAAAATGAAGTAAAAGAATTACTCTGGGAAATAACAAAAGGTTATGAAGGTATAGTAAAAATAGTTTCTGTGAATATTGAAAAAGATAAACAAACTTTTGTAGAAACAATTCATCAAAAAGAATATAATGTTGAATTTTCTTTACCTTTAAAATATGTTTACGAACCTAATGCTTCTATACTAAAATCGGGTTCGTTTGATGCTATTTCTCAAATTTATGATTGTCAAAAATTACACAAAAACTCACATCTATATACTTCAAATACTTTAATTGAGTTTCCCGGAAGAAGATTTATAATTGAAAACATCATTACTTTACAAAAGAGTGAAGTAAAAGAACATCTTATTGGAAAAAAAATGAATATTTCAACCAGAAATTTTCCTATTAAAGTAGAAGAATTAAAAAAGAAATACAAAATAAAAGATGGTGGTACGACTTTTGCATTTTTCACCACAAATATTGAAAACAAAAAAATAGCTTTAATTTGCAAAAAAATTTAA
- a CDS encoding AI-2E family transporter, whose protein sequence is MGVASVFFISFFLLKDRARFFDTFKTILPKNQKNQVLTSIDKITHLLSRYFIGLLLQLLIIFILNGLVFIIFGVSNAFTIALLCAILNIIPYVGPLIGMFAAAILILISGISGDFINDAIPTTIYVLIGMFIVQLIDNNINQPIIFSKSTKSHPLEIFLVIIISGVLFGIVGMILAIPTYTVLKVIGKSFFPENLIIKILTKNI, encoded by the coding sequence ATGGGAGTTGCATCTGTCTTTTTTATTTCTTTTTTCTTATTGAAAGATAGAGCTCGTTTTTTTGATACTTTTAAAACTATTCTTCCAAAAAATCAAAAAAATCAAGTTTTAACTTCCATAGATAAAATTACACATTTATTATCAAGATATTTTATTGGTTTATTACTTCAATTATTAATCATTTTTATTCTAAACGGACTTGTTTTTATCATTTTTGGAGTTTCAAATGCTTTTACAATCGCACTTTTATGTGCCATTTTAAATATCATTCCCTATGTAGGTCCATTAATTGGTATGTTTGCTGCAGCAATTTTAATTCTTATTAGCGGTATAAGTGGTGATTTTATTAATGATGCTATACCTACTACAATATATGTTCTTATAGGTATGTTTATTGTTCAATTAATAGATAATAACATTAATCAACCAATAATTTTTTCTAAAAGTACAAAATCACATCCTCTAGAAATATTTTTAGTAATCATAATCTCTGGAGTATTATTTGGGATTGTAGGAATGATTTTAGCAATACCTACTTATACTGTCTTAAAAGTTATAGGAAAGAGTTTTTTTCCTGAAAATCTTATTATCAAGATATTAACGAAAAACATATAA
- a CDS encoding AI-2E family transporter, with product MNSNELTKGLLKTIAIIFVILLTCFLIYKISAVLIYVIISIVFTLIANPIVLFLKNKLKFKNTLAVITTLFLFLALITGFFLMFVPLIIDQGENLSLLNINSLEKKL from the coding sequence ATGAATTCAAACGAACTAACTAAGGGGCTTTTAAAAACTATTGCAATAATATTCGTAATATTATTAACTTGTTTTTTAATTTATAAGATTTCTGCCGTTTTAATTTATGTTATTATTTCAATTGTTTTTACCCTAATTGCAAATCCAATAGTCCTATTTCTAAAAAACAAATTAAAGTTTAAAAACACACTCGCAGTTATTACCACATTATTTTTATTTTTAGCATTAATTACTGGCTTTTTCTTAATGTTTGTTCCGTTAATTATTGATCAAGGAGAGAACTTATCATTATTGAATATTAATTCTTTAGAAAAAAAACTATGA
- a CDS encoding TrmH family RNA methyltransferase, giving the protein MEQLNHYNTDFKEQKFPITVVCDEVYFQQNIGSIFRICDAFGVESIIFIGEHFILSERKVNKTSRNTHKTIPFEIIREKNELIRKLQNKDFQIIALEITDSSTPIDKIEITNKPIILIIGSEIYGVSKELLALANITTHIAMFGKNSSMNVANSLSISLYEIVKQLSL; this is encoded by the coding sequence TTGGAACAATTAAATCATTATAACACCGATTTTAAAGAGCAAAAGTTTCCTATAACCGTTGTTTGTGATGAAGTTTATTTTCAACAAAACATAGGAAGTATTTTTAGAATTTGTGATGCTTTTGGAGTTGAAAGTATCATTTTTATTGGAGAACATTTTATACTTTCTGAAAGAAAAGTAAATAAAACTTCGCGAAATACACATAAAACAATTCCTTTTGAAATTATTAGAGAAAAAAACGAACTAATTCGTAAACTTCAAAATAAAGATTTTCAAATTATTGCATTGGAAATTACAGATTCAAGCACTCCAATTGATAAGATTGAAATTACAAACAAACCTATTATTTTAATTATAGGAAGCGAAATATATGGTGTTTCAAAAGAGTTATTAGCACTAGCGAACATAACTACTCATATTGCTATGTTTGGGAAAAACAGCAGTATGAATGTTGCCAATTCATTGTCAATTTCACTTTACGAGATTGTAAAACAGCTTTCATTATAA
- a CDS encoding DUF4159 domain-containing protein, translated as MKNKFYLFITLLFVHTFLFAQDIAVVKYSGGGDWYANPTSLPNLVKFCNQNINTKISTKIATVEVGSAEIFSYPFVHMTGHGNVVFSPNDVQNLKNYLNSGGFLHIDDNYGMDEYIRKEIKKVFPNEELKEIPISHEIFQKPYNFPNGLPKIHEHDNLRPQAFGIFVNNRLVLLYTFQCDLGDGWEDTEVHNDPIEIREKALKMGANIINYVFNN; from the coding sequence ATGAAGAATAAATTTTATCTTTTTATAACTTTACTTTTTGTACACACGTTTTTGTTTGCACAGGATATCGCTGTTGTAAAATATTCTGGCGGCGGAGATTGGTATGCAAATCCAACTTCATTACCTAATTTGGTTAAGTTTTGCAATCAAAACATCAATACTAAAATTAGTACTAAAATTGCAACTGTTGAAGTAGGAAGTGCTGAAATTTTCTCTTATCCATTTGTTCACATGACAGGTCATGGAAACGTTGTTTTTAGTCCAAATGATGTCCAAAACTTGAAAAATTACTTGAATTCTGGTGGTTTTTTGCATATTGACGATAATTATGGAATGGATGAATACATTCGAAAAGAGATAAAAAAAGTCTTTCCAAACGAAGAATTAAAGGAAATTCCAATATCGCACGAAATTTTTCAAAAACCTTATAATTTTCCAAACGGATTACCAAAAATTCACGAACACGACAATCTACGTCCGCAAGCATTTGGAATTTTTGTAAATAATCGATTGGTTTTACTTTATACTTTTCAATGCGATTTAGGCGACGGTTGGGAAGACACTGAAGTGCACAACGACCCTATTGAAATAAGAGAAAAAGCTCTAAAAATGGGCGCAAATATTATTAATTACGTATTTAATAATTAG
- a CDS encoding 16S rRNA (uracil(1498)-N(3))-methyltransferase, which produces MQLFYNSELKQNDTIFTFDKEESKHIIKVLRKKEGNNIHITNGLGFLFISEITIASERKCEVQIKETQFFEPNNYNLHIAVAPTKNNDRIEWFLEKATEIGINEITPIICDHSERKVYKKDRGEKIIQAAMKQSLHFYIPILNEPISYSEFIKKEFSAHKFIAHCEETERKSFKNEIQPKQDILILIGPEGDFSTKEINLAIQNKYKPVTLGTTRLRTETAALVACHTTALINEE; this is translated from the coding sequence ATGCAACTATTTTATAATTCTGAATTAAAACAAAACGATACTATTTTTACTTTCGATAAAGAAGAAAGCAAACATATTATTAAGGTTTTACGAAAAAAAGAAGGTAATAACATTCATATTACCAATGGATTAGGATTTCTTTTTATATCTGAAATTACCATTGCTTCTGAAAGAAAATGTGAAGTTCAAATTAAAGAAACTCAGTTTTTTGAACCCAATAATTACAATTTACATATTGCTGTTGCGCCAACAAAAAATAATGATAGAATTGAATGGTTTTTAGAAAAAGCTACCGAAATTGGCATCAACGAAATTACACCTATTATTTGCGATCATTCTGAACGAAAAGTATATAAAAAAGATCGTGGTGAGAAAATTATTCAAGCCGCAATGAAACAATCTTTACATTTTTATATTCCAATACTTAACGAACCTATTTCGTATTCAGAATTTATTAAAAAAGAGTTTTCTGCTCATAAATTCATAGCTCATTGCGAAGAAACAGAAAGAAAATCGTTTAAAAATGAAATTCAACCAAAACAAGATATTCTTATTTTAATTGGTCCGGAAGGCGATTTTTCAACAAAAGAAATTAACTTAGCTATTCAAAATAAGTACAAACCGGTAACTTTAGGAACTACAAGATTACGAACAGAAACCGCTGCATTAGTGGCATGTCATACAACTGCTCTCATAAATGAAGAATAA
- the tsaD gene encoding tRNA (adenosine(37)-N6)-threonylcarbamoyltransferase complex transferase subunit TsaD, with protein MNNNKIYTLAIESSCDDTSAAVLLNDKVLSNVVAGQPIHEQYGGVVPELASRAHQQNIVPVVDVALKKAGITKEQLNCIAFTQGPGLMGSLLVGGSFAKSMSMALEIPLIAINHMKAHILAHFIDEEGYDKPEFPFLALTISGGHTQIVQVNSFFDMKIIGETTDDAVGEAFDKSAKILGLPYPGGPLIDKYANEGNPKAFPFTKPKVDGLNFSFSGLKTQILYFVQKQVKENPNFIEENRNDICASIQHTIINILMDKLTKAVEETGINRIAIGGGVSANSGIRKTLKEAENKYGWKTHIPKFEYTTDNAAMIGIVGYYNYLEQNFSEANVVSKARIEF; from the coding sequence ATGAATAACAATAAAATTTACACTTTAGCCATTGAAAGTTCTTGCGATGATACATCTGCAGCGGTTTTATTAAACGATAAAGTGCTCTCAAATGTTGTTGCAGGTCAACCTATTCATGAACAATATGGGGGTGTAGTTCCAGAACTTGCTTCAAGAGCACATCAGCAAAATATTGTCCCAGTGGTTGATGTTGCTTTAAAAAAAGCAGGCATTACTAAAGAACAATTAAATTGTATTGCTTTTACTCAAGGTCCAGGATTAATGGGTTCGTTGCTTGTTGGTGGTTCTTTTGCAAAATCTATGAGCATGGCATTAGAAATTCCACTAATTGCAATTAACCACATGAAAGCCCATATTTTAGCCCATTTTATTGACGAAGAAGGTTATGATAAACCAGAATTTCCATTTTTAGCATTAACCATAAGTGGCGGACATACTCAAATTGTTCAAGTGAATAGTTTTTTTGATATGAAAATTATTGGAGAAACTACTGATGATGCTGTGGGTGAAGCTTTTGATAAAAGCGCAAAGATACTTGGACTTCCTTATCCAGGAGGACCATTAATTGATAAATATGCAAATGAAGGAAATCCAAAAGCTTTTCCCTTTACTAAACCAAAAGTAGACGGTTTGAATTTTAGCTTTAGCGGATTAAAAACTCAAATTTTATATTTTGTTCAAAAACAAGTTAAAGAAAACCCAAATTTTATTGAAGAAAATAGAAATGATATTTGTGCTTCTATTCAACATACAATTATCAATATTTTAATGGATAAATTAACAAAAGCTGTTGAGGAAACGGGAATTAATAGAATTGCAATTGGCGGTGGAGTTTCAGCTAATTCTGGTATAAGAAAAACATTGAAAGAAGCAGAAAATAAATACGGTTGGAAAACACATATTCCAAAATTTGAATACACAACTGACAACGCTGCAATGATAGGAATTGTAGGCTATTATAATTATCTTGAACAAAATTTTAGCGAAGCAAATGTAGTTTCAAAAGCACGAATTGAATTTTAA